ttttattcttataacatttttagtaatataataaaaattgaactatatatacaatactttttttattttataattttgaggtataaataaattatatttaaagatcgttaaaaaataaaatataattatattaataaaatttcatatcatattttgttccaataattattctaataattataaatatgatataaataatagcgTTATTATAcgcctatatatataaactagTAAACTGTTTTACCAATGacaaatatagaaatactattttattgtgaaaacttcatataattaaaattaatattaattttgttgagaaagcaaataataataaaatttatttgaattaataatatttatattaggttattatatatacaagcttataaatttacattttaaatatattgctattacgaaataatatatatattataaaatgttatCCTTTAAAACAATGGAACAAGGAAAGTCACTAATTggtttaaaatatttatcgtGAGTGCATTAATTATCTCATTGTGGTATACAGTGATATGCCagtaacaataataatagtagtaATAAGGGATTAGTATGTTActaaatatgaacaaatatattatgtttatttgaTGCACcacatatgtataaattcattatatatattattaaatgggTGGTAagattaaaattgtatgcataaaaaatatcgtatgaaatattataacagTTATTTAAGCTTTGATATGGTAGTATTAGAATTAGCACTACaagaaaaacaatattaattagagtaataattatatattttcattaaaaatgcatttattttattatagaaataaataaaattttattacaaaatgtgcaatatataatatatgcttatGTTATAAGAATAAATGTGTACTTAAATGGtaattcatattatattgcTTCGCAaattaattcattattttagcCAAAGTATTAATagaattttaaaattaaaaattaatacatttaaattatatttatattctttattgcttaaatatattccttaatcatttatatattaaatagataataagaatggaaataataatatacattttatatataataactaTTACACAAAAactaatttatattcatgATTCATTTTAATTGGAATAGCTCGATTAACctaatttgtatattatgtttttttaattttaaaaattagaTACTATATGCACTAAAAACTATTCATTAATTatgttacatatataaagaaatattagcACATAAGCAAAGTTATTACATATTCTAAagttaattattaattaagaTAATTAAAcgtattatattcatttatttagaaaaaagagtaatattaaatttaaacacaatttgtattttatatttattagatattatataaaaagtgtAATATTTCACGTTGAACAATAACATATATCAATACATGACATTCAAATAATGAGATacaaatacatttttaacaattatagtaataacacatttttaattctttatatatttataataatataaaattggtGATGTTTTTACTATAAATCTAGAGAATACATAGTTCTCTATATAAAGGAATATAATGATTAGAAAatgtgttttatttaagCTTATTGAAAAGCtacacaaaataatacaatgaAGCTATTCCGAATATTATTAAGAGTGTCTGCATTttgaatatgataaaaatgtttcaaACAAATCACAGAATAAGGATAATTATCtaaattgtaataaaagttaatatatgttttattttattatattgttgcatattaatttaaaattaacattattattgaGAACAATACTAATAATGCGTTTAAGTTtgacaattttatataaaaggaTCGATCCATTGTTTAACCTATTTTGCTGcagtgtatatattttatataaaaacaatatgaTGCCAATCTACAGATTAAAGAAAATCCATTACAATGGACATCGAAAAAAtggtaaataattttattttaaaataaagcgtgactttccattattttattggttttgtattatatatagatcatattatattttatctcaataaaatttggatgaatacatatttttactattttttataaatatgttctTAGTGTAATTTACTTATTGAAGCCGATAGTTATTTTACTGGTAAATATGTCAATACGGAGAAAATTAACAGCCAATCAACCATCAAAGGATATTGCCAAAATGATGGTtgtaaaacaaatgaagCTGGTATTAATGCTTTGGCcgtatatatacttatgcTATTCAAAGgatcaataaaaaatgatgactataatgattatgatgaatattttttgatgtgGATAAgtgataaattatttaatattcaCAACGAAAGCAAAGACAAAAAGCCTAAAAAAGCCTATATGGGTACTATGACTTTAAATCAGGcttatgataaatatttaaagaaaCATAAAGTAATATTGGATTATTGGATTCTTTTGAATATTATACCGGGTTTGAAAAATGCTAATCTTAGGTATATGGCcgaattttataaattacttaataatatatgtaaaacaATTGCAGATTATAATGATAACGGTGCCGAAAGTACgaaactttttaaaaattcaaaaaattgcCTTAATCAATATCAAAAcctttatataaacatttctAAATGCAAATCATATCTTCATTTattgaataaattaaaaggtATATATGATGATTTTAGAGTTTCTGCTATTCAGGGCACTGATCCAAACAATAATTTAGAAACTAATCTTAAAAAACTTACAAAACCAGATGGAGGGGAGATGGACGCGGCGAGaggttttatattatataacttCAGTAATTCAAAATGTTATccccaaaaaaaaaacccTACAATCCCCAAAGCTTCAAAACCTAATCCAGGACCAGCACCACCAATAGCAGCATCATTGCCAAAATCACAAAAACAACATTCACCACCGCCACAGCCACAACAAGTACCACCATCATTGGCACCATCGCCAGagatacaaaaaaaagatcaACAACCTCCACCACCGCCACTACCACAGCCAGAGGAACAAAAACAAGATTCATCATCTCCACCACAACCTCCAGAACAACCAAAAGGTAATCAAGAGAAAGCACCATCACCACCTGCAAAAGAATCATCTCAACTTCAATTACAAAATTCCCCCCAATCACAAGAACCAAAGTTAGAAACTAACCAAGAAGGTTCAGATACATCATCAAAAGACCCATCGAGTGAGCAAAAAGATTCAGGAAGCATCAAAttgcaaaatatttttaatatcgtCAAAAATACATTTGAAATGTATCGTTCCCCTTTTTATAACACATATACTGATATTGGAAAtagattatataaaaaagcgACATCAACCTTAGAAGATGCTTACGATAAATCTATAAAATTTACGGGTATCACGATTAATTATGTGAAAGATCAACTTAATAAAGCATTAGAGAATGTCCCACCAAGTAAAGAAAAGAAACCAGAACCTTCCCCTTCTTCACAAGAAggcgaaaaaaaagaatcacaaaatattcaaaCGCCAACATCAGGTGGTCAAAGTAATGATAATCCAAAGGAACCACCTTCTACGCAAGATCTTGACTCACCAGATAGTAAGAAAGTAAACCCTTCTGATTCACTCCCTGAGAAACAATCTCAAACATCAGTTGATTCTAGCAGTGATACACATAGTACAGAAATTGGATCAAAAGACCTTGGAACCAATGTGGAAGATAAAACACCACAACTAGTAAACTCCatagatatatttaaaggATATAACCGGCCTGAAACAGTAATTACAGTTATTTTAATACCcattatttcattaattatttataaggtaaataaaaagaaaattatgaagcatacaatttttaaaatatttcctGATAAAacactatatatatttcataattttatgttaGTATTTGTCATATGGATGGAGAAAGGaattgaagaaaaaaaaaaacatgaaaaaggttataaatttatttggtgtaaataaaacaacaaAGGCTGTTATAAATTCAACTGATGGAAAAAAGCAaatgcaaataattataaattcatcTACTCAAAAAaaccaaattaaaaaatctataaatattgtttatagGAAAAAATCaccattattaaatatatacaaacttATGCAGGCTGATCCTGtaccatttattaatttattttttttgttgattttttttgtctataaaagaaaacgaGATATTATAGAATcacaaatttaattaatgtcttatattttaattttaaaaatatgtgaatACGTATTTAAAATGcaatataaaattcaaacaatagtaaataaataaaaatttatttattagtataaataattaggGGGTATATGGGATCCGGGCTAAGGACCACCCAccctatttttataaaaaatatcgaTTACATTTTCTATATGAGGAAATATgctatgtttattttttatttaaatagtatttataaaaataaaacaatgcAGTGTTTAATTGTTAaggatataataatatgtgtTTAATGAATACGACATAATAAAGCGTTTGGTTATTAAGTGTCTTCATTTTCTGGTATCATATATACTAGgtatatttgaaatatgaatatgttATACGATTCTAATAGAAAAAACACATTTGATTTTGCATATTCTgagatatatttataaataaaaatatggtgTCGATCTATGgagataatatattttcgcAAAAGtggtaaataaaatgtagaATATGATTAAATATCATACATTTGAGAAGTGTAACAAATATGAAATGTATTTAGATGAAAACgataaattttgttaattgTTTTTCATATGTTTGGATAAATTGatttacaatatatatgcatccaacattttattaacataattaatatatattaatttgcATGTAGACAAAcggtaataaaaaatataattttacaaaGCCCCAAACATGTTATTAAATgagtttttaaattatattaaaggcttatttatataaaaatatgcaaaaaatatattttaggTTGAATTTGTTACATAAACTTATTTgcttataattaaaataatgtatttttactaAAATTCGTtgttatttgaaaaaaacataaatataaaaatgttcaCAATCGTATGCTTATATCTCTAGTGGTGGCagctattatatatttatattttaaatattaaaaatattttttttgtaattaatataatggcgcaaataaacaaaaatattcacggaaaaaaaaatttttttatgcatttaaaatataatatttatttatttttattatttatattcaagtaaaaataaaatataaaattttattataattgcAGGATCATAAAATTTGGATGATTTAAAATAGAACCAaagtataattttattataatatatttccataGATATCATATAacttgtttatataaattaaaattaagcaatttgtaatattaaataatagcattattgttttacaacaataatatataaaaaggaaacCCAAAAGAATACATCGTATATATTACTTAAAGCGTCTGCTTCGAAAAACACTTTTTATCAAtaagaaaatgaataaacGGATATTTAGTTTAGTTTGTATCATATTGTATGTCATTTTGACTGTATCAATACATTGCTCGGAGGAGAAAGTAAGTTtccaaaacaaaatataaacaaatatatagaaaattatataatattgggTATTTACATGCTGTGacgcatatatatattattatgtttatttatagcATGATCGATCTAAGGAATATGGCTTAAGAAGTAAAATCAATCGTGTTATCAAACAAATAAAGAGaagtaacaaaaaaaatgatatagcATCTCAACGCGAAaccaaattaaataataataataataataattatagaCGTTCTGGTGATGATGATGCTGATGATGTTGATTATTATTGCAGCGATGAAGAAACGATCATTACATGCTGTGGTTTTCGTTGTAATAAATGCGCTGGTTAAGAATACGAATAGGCTCTccatttctatatttatgtattaatattttaagtttatggcttattatataaatgttaaaataaatacaatttgtttattataaattgttaatataaaacttaTGTATTTACTTACATGGAGAATATTTTGGCGTATTTAcattattgtatataatttgtgaaaaatattccgaaaataattaataattgaaATACGATTGATTCATTTGCTATAATCAtagtatttattatttgtatgcgtattgttttatattttgtacgCATTTTTAATGTATATTCTGTTTTAcaacttatttttatatctgttttattattttatataaaatttggcTTTAAACACACAAATCTTGGATATGACACagtgtatttatttattaatatatttttttgtattattttgtaagcACCAACCTAGcatgtttttctttttttcgtaATACTACACAGTAATAATTAACTTTATAAGTGTCACTTTGCAACATTTATGAACTCATTATGTAGAATATAAACATTGTGtatcttttataaaaaaattaacatctatttaaaaaaaaaataatataatatttacacCCATAAATACTTTTAATGAATagaattaaatttattgcaACGGCAGATAAATAAATTCTATAGAAATCgcaaaaattaataaataataggaAATTAGCAGATGCAGAcaatcaattttatttaaataatttttatgaatcaAATTTGAATCATGTAAATGTTTGTAAAGACAATGgaataaaatgtatttaaaatgttatagATGAGCGTGTATAGAAATGTATGGTCAATAACGTGTTATTCAAATTAAATGGCATAAATATGggaatgaaaatattaattcatAAGGTTGTGATGAAATCATCAAAAATtccaaagaaaaaataataagttaATGATAGGCTACCAGTGGAACAGACACAATATaagacaataaaaaaaatgatacgCCATTTTCtgtatgaaaatatagGCAATTTAAACAATTGACAAGCGACACGggtattttaaatattgatTATGACCATTTTGAAAAcgaatataatgaattcTTTGAATAGATAATTATAAGGAAttaaaatacaataaattgCTTAAAAAGACGCtaaatatcatatttaaatgGGAAACATTCAACATAGCATTTATTTTGGAGGTGTTTGTGCATGTGATATTGGAGCGCCATTTGGGATTTTAACTGAAATTGGTTTAAGTTTCAATTTTTGGAACTTTacaatttatgaaaatagacacaaaataaaaaatgaattagcATAACCTttgttcattattattattttttaattattaaatattacatGTTGTcgataattataaaagtaaatatattcatatccTATGACTCTGGAATTATAGGATAATGTTTTACGagttttatttgaattgaTTTGGTCATATTTGATAGCATTTGTtggattatatattttaaaatattattatataagttaagtataatgttttatttaaaaataaaaaagcatatattatatataaaagaaaaacaaggattatattaatggttgtaatttttattttaatttattgtttttgtCATTAAAGATCAAATGATATTtagttatataaatatataatgtattcATTTGTTATAAATGATAACTATACAAcgttaattaaaaaatataggtGGTGTTCTTCTGTAAGTTAATTAGTTTCTTATCACTACATcgaaaatatgatatatagGATTAtactataaaataaaaaatgatattttgAAAAGTGTTGTTAAAAtacttataaataatggaaagtctaattatataaaaaatatggtaAAATTCAATtaggaaaaagaaaataattcaagTTACCAAAATAATTAGACATACTACATGTTTATTATGGATATATGTcgttaattaattatatattacaactaaaaataaatgtatattgTTAGATCGGcaacataaattttttggaaaaataattttttttgaatatataatatatattttttttaaaatattaattaaaaaaataataattaaattgcattattaaatatttaacgacattttttatgaaaatttcatatatttatagctttattacaaattaatataaataaacgatgccatataatataataaatcgACATAATTAATATCAAATATCATAGgtacaaatataattaaataaaactagtatgatattttatatataaaaagacaattttattaatttaaaaaattttttatgggattaaaaaaaataaatatatactggAAAGATGAATCCCaaattaatacaaataagtTTATCTCTTCTTTTAATGTGCTTATGCGGATCATACAGTAACGAGGTAAAATATcgtatattaaatttataatatggtggcattttacattataaaataaaatataatttaaatatattcaaaatttatgtatttttagaaaaaaaataatgatggaTTTATGATTGCAAAATCGAATCGATTGCTATCTGAACTCGGAAACGATGAAGTAGGAGTAAAAGTACATGAAGACCAACCAATTTATAAAGAGCAACCAGTTTATGAGGACCAATCAAATTATGAAGTGCTCGTAAGAGATAAAAATGGGAAGCCTGccgataaaaataatttaaaaaataatataaaaattgtttttatcgATTTAGATGGGacattattaaatgatcgaaataaaatatccaaattaaatattgaaAGTTTAGTAAAGGCACATAATaaaggaataaaaatagtttttgCTACTGGTCGTTCAATGTTTTTAGCTAATTCTATAATAGGAAAAGACGTTAAACGAAATAATTTAAGTTTAATTCcaggaatatatataaacggCTGTATCGCTTATGGGCCTAATGGTGAAAGAATAattgataattatattgatgaaaaattattaatggatatatttaatttttcaaaggaaaaaaatttacttGGTTGTGTGTATTGGTGTGGGTTAGAAAAAAGAGATACACTTGAAACGAATGAATGTACTGATGAAAATTTGAGTTTTTTACCTATAATGCCTAATTTTATTGATGAAGAATCATTAAAagatacaaaaatatacaaagtTATGATTAGAttagataaaaaaagtgtatcaagtgtaataaaaatgtatcaAGACAAATTTTCGGATCGAATTTCTATaggtaaaaaatttaaaacatatgTAGAATTGTTTCATCATAATgcaaataaatttgaagGTGTAAAAGCATTATGCAAACATTTCGATATAAGTTTGAATGATGCATTAGCTATTGGAGATGCTGTCAACGATATAGAGATGCTACAAGGCGTAGGAACTTCAATAGCAGTCCAAAATGCTTCTAGTAAAATAAAGGAATGCGCAAAATATGTAGGTCCATCAAACAATGATGATGCGGTACATCATATACTACAAACATTTTGtgatatttaaataaaaaagccGAAATAGATAagcatacatataaaattctatgaaaataaaataatatttcttaaatGGATTGTTATGACTCCtactattttcattacCCTCCTCAGTgttatagtatatattactATCAATACtgttattaaattttttaattaaaaattaattttgttccCCTTCTACATCTTATgcaacaataataatatatatttatgttgtatttttacattatctggcttgtttattttttttgtttttgtcTGTTTAGTGA
This Plasmodium chabaudi chabaudi strain AS genome assembly, chromosome: 12 DNA region includes the following protein-coding sequences:
- a CDS encoding CIR protein (tmhmm; query 1-694; ~;query 594-693; ~;query 571-593; ~;query 1-570; ~pfam_scan;Pfam:PF06022.7; E()=7.3E-21;score=74.7;query 10-213;description=Cir_Bir_Yir;~iprscan;InterPro:IPR006477 : Variant antigen yir/bir/cir;Pfam:PF06022; score=7.6E-21;query 10-213;description=Variant antigen yir/bir/cir); translation: MDIEKMCNLLIEADSYFTGKYVNTEKINSQSTIKGYCQNDGCKTNEAGINALAVYILMLFKGSIKNDDYNDYDEYFLMWISDKLFNIHNESKDKKPKKAYMGTMTLNQAYDKYLKKHKVILDYWILLNIIPGLKNANLRYMAEFYKLLNNICKTIADYNDNGAESTKLFKNSKNCLNQYQNLYINISKCKSYLHLLNKLKGIYDDFRVSAIQGTDPNNNLETNLKKLTKPDGGEMDAARGFILYNFSNSKCYPQKKNPTIPKASKPNPGPAPPIAASLPKSQKQHSPPPQPQQVPPSLAPSPEIQKKDQQPPPPPLPQPEEQKQDSSSPPQPPEQPKGNQEKAPSPPAKESSQLQLQNSPQSQEPKLETNQEGSDTSSKDPSSEQKDSGSIKLQNIFNIVKNTFEMYRSPFYNTYTDIGNRLYKKATSTLEDAYDKSIKFTGITINYVKDQLNKALENVPPSKEKKPEPSPSSQEGEKKESQNIQTPTSGGQSNDNPKEPPSTQDLDSPDSKKVNPSDSLPEKQSQTSVDSSSDTHSTEIGSKDLGTNVEDKTPQLVNSIDIFKGYNRPETVITVILIPIISLIIYKYLSYGWRKELKKKKNMKKVINLFGVNKTTKAVINSTDGKKQMQIIINSSTQKNQIKKSINIVYRKKSPLLNIYKLMQADPVPFINLFFLLIFFVYKRKRDIIESQI
- a CDS encoding fam-c protein (tmhmm; query 1-107; ~;query 25-106; ~;query 5-24; ~;query 1-4; ~pfam_scan;Pfam:PF09690.6; E()=5.2E-17;score=61.2;query 32-85;description=PYST-C1;~iprscan;InterPro:IPR006488 : Plasmodium yoelii subtelomeric PYST-C1;TIGR_TIGRFAMS:TIGR01601; score=4.5E-25;query 1-72;description=Uncharacterised domain PYST-C1, N-terminal;~iprscan;InterPro:IPR006488 : Plasmodium yoelii subtelomeric PYST-C1;Pfam:PF09690; score=5.4E-17;query 32-85;description=Uncharacterised domain PYST-C1, N-terminal), producing the protein MNKRIFSLVCIILYVILTVSIHCSEEKHDRSKEYGLRSKINRVIKQIKRSNKKNDIASQRETKLNNNNNNNYRRSGDDDADDVDYYCSDEETIITCCGFRCNKCAG
- a CDS encoding haloacid dehalogenase-like hydrolase, putative (query 328-328;GPI_cleavage_site_score=0.684;~pfam_scan;Pfam:PF08282.8; E()=1.1E-58;score=198.8;query 95-353;description=Hydrolase_3;~iprscan;InterPro:IPR006379 : HAD-superfamily hydrolase, subfamily IIB;TIGR_TIGRFAMS:TIGR01484; score=1.3E-20;query 94-326;description=HAD-superfamily hydrolase, subfamily IIB;~iprscan;InterPro:IPR036412 : HAD-like superfamily;Superfamily:SSF56784; score=3.29E-64;query 89-356;description=HAD-like superfamily;~iprscan;InterPro:IPR000150 : Cof protein;TIGR_TIGRFAMS:TIGR00099; score=1.8E-50;query 94-353;description=Cof family;~iprscan;Prosite:PS01228; score=1.0;query 94-105;description=null;~iprscan;Pfam:PF08282; score=1.1E-58;query 95-353;description=null); protein product: MNPKLIQISLSLLLMCLCGSYSNEKKNNDGFMIAKSNRLLSELGNDEVGVKVHEDQPIYKEQPVYEDQSNYEVLVRDKNGKPADKNNLKNNIKIVFIDLDGTLLNDRNKISKLNIESLVKAHNKGIKIVFATGRSMFLANSIIGKDVKRNNLSLIPGIYINGCIAYGPNGERIIDNYIDEKLLMDIFNFSKEKNLLGCVYWCGLEKRDTLETNECTDENLSFLPIMPNFIDEESLKDTKIYKVMIRLDKKSVSSVIKMYQDKFSDRISIGKKFKTYVELFHHNANKFEGVKALCKHFDISLNDALAIGDAVNDIEMLQGVGTSIAVQNASSKIKECAKYVGPSNNDDAVHHILQTFCDI